From the Aspergillus puulaauensis MK2 DNA, chromosome 1, nearly complete sequence genome, the window GCGGCTCCCTTCTGTTGGTATCACTGTCAAGCCGCCAAGATCTTTCTCCTGCAGCCCGACGCACAGTCTTTGAATCTATTTCGTCGCCGTCTGAACCCGACGTTATCCCGGCTCGCGCTCAATCCCTAATATCCTTGTCAGATCATGGCAGACGATTAGAGTTTGCTTCCTCGTCTCTCCTACCTCTAATCTCCTCATTTATCGTCCTGTTATACGAAGTCATCTCCTCAGCTAgagcgaaggcgaggaaagcTAAGGTCGGAAAGGCGAATGGACTTACATACGAAGATACTGTCTTAGACGACCTCTTGCAATTCGCGGTTGATCTCATCACACTGCAACGGAAGCAACCAGAAAGCGATGAAGTCCAAGAACTGTTGGATCAGATTTTCATCATTTGCAGAAAGACGAGCGTGGCTGCTGATATAAAACATGCTCTGGCTGTTTTCGATGCAGTAATACTCTATGGGGATGTCCCTAATGGGAGCTTTTCCCCGATGCTTGAACTACTCTGTAGCATTCATGCGTCCGTAAGATCTCTTTCTGGCCCTACGTCAAGGGCCGTTCGAAATCTGGCAAAATCAAGACGACAGGCAGAAATGGTTTCCACGCTTCATTCGTTCCTACACAATTCAACCGGAGAGCACAGCCAAAACCTCAATGTTCTGCGCGGGGCGGTATACGCTTTCGCTGACCTTATCCGCGCACATGGTCAGGAAGGAATAGTCCAACTTGACTTCGAGCCTTTGATAGATTCTCTCCAAACAGTTGTCAAAAAGAATGATGGACGACTAGAGGCGGACGTCTTGGAGCTATGTTTAAACATGCTGGAGGGAGACTTCGCCAAGGTCACATTGGAACAGAACTGGCGAGGGTTTGTCAACGTCCTTAACGCCTGTTCTAGTAGGATTATTGAAGAGCCCGAAGCCAGTACTACGCCCACTCTTGGCCCAGAATCGCCCCATTCAAAAGCCAGTGTCATTGACGATGTTAAGCCCAACATCTTATCCAACATTGTTCAGATAGCATCTGCTGTGGGATCTCTCTGGGAAAGCTTGGATGGACAACAGAGACTGGAGATCACAAACTTTCTCTCCAATGTTTGTCAACACATCGAGCCAACCCAGGCCGAGTTGATACTCAACACGATGAGAACCGAGAAGCTCTGTGATCCTCAAACCTCAGGTTGGGTTCAGAGTTGTCAACAAGTGGTCAATTACTTCATCCGCGACCGCAGTAAGCCGGCCGAAACTCGAATCGTGGCTCTGGAAACATTGAAGGAGGCTTTTACTAGCTACGAGTCCTTGGCCCTCTTCCAAAAACAAGGCCTGCTAGATCTTATGCTAGAAGGTTTCACTGATGAAGATAGCATTATATTCCTAGAGTCCCTAAtttccttcctcgtcgacaatgTTGTTCCTTCCTGTGGTGATACCACTTTCAAATCGTTGATTGATATTATCAGTTCACCAATGACTAAAGATGTGAGCACGGAAGAGCCCGACTCGCTTCCAGTGTCTCCCGCAGAAGGTCGATCATCGAGTTTCATGCTGGAGGTCTCCCTGGCCAACATCTGCTCTATTGGACTCGTCCGAATCTTTTTGAGGTCACTCACCCAATCGGCGGCTAAAGCAGTAATAGCCTATGAAGGCCTTTTGGGGATAGCTGAGTCTTCAGATCGGCCTTTGGACGCACGCTTGACCTCTCTCAAAATGCTTTTTAGAATGCGATGTGATTCCTCGGGCTCTATCATCGTTATCTCGGTTCCTGAAGATGATTTTAGGATGAGTATTTCCGGCCGCAGCCTTGACCCAAGTTCGTTGGCGAACGACCCGGAAGACCCAGCTGGAGATCACAGCGCTGATAATGACTCTGGTGTACCAGTGCCTCTAAGGAGGTATCCTGTCCGTGGGTCATCATCCAGTGCTTTGTCTAGATCTACCGGGCGTAGCGCTAGCTATTCCCAGCGTGCGCCAAAGTTGTCTCATCCTGTATGGGCTGTCACTACCCCACAGGTCCTACCCGAGGAACCTCCAGACGGTTCCAGTCCATTCTTATACGCCCATGCAACACCTAACGCACCAAATCAAGAAGATTCAGAATCCACTGAAAGAGTCGCTTTGAAAGCGAATGTGTGGCTCGAAACAATCATCATGCTGCTTCAGCGTGAAACGAAGTGGGACATTTACAGTTATGTTCTGACCCACCTATCCCCTCAGCTTCAGAACAAAGATCTCTTCAATACCGCAGTCCCTCAAGTCAAGCTACTGCGCAGCGTCTTGTGTGATCAGATTAAGAATGATTCCTTCCGTGAACCGCCTATAAACACCGGGGTGAAGAAGTCCGACGTGGCTGGCTACATATTTGATTCTCTGTGCGTCCTAATAAGCTACCATGAACATTTTGCAAAAAGTGAGGAGGACGAACTTGTACGATCGTTCATGATGGGGATTATCGGGTCTTGGGGCAACACATCCCGCGGGTGCATCCATGCCCTCTCTCTCTGTTGCCATGAAATCCCTCTTTCAGTCACTAAGGCTCTGAACGGAATCTTTGACAAAATCTCCAAAGTCATCACATTATCCAATCTTGCTGTCCACATATTGGAATTCTTGGCACTACTTGCACGACA encodes:
- the TSC2 gene encoding putative GTPase activating protein (Tsc2) (COG:D,T;~EggNog:ENOG410PJ9T;~InterPro:IPR016024,IPR018515,IPR024584,IPR027107, IPR000331,IPR035974;~PFAM:PF03542,PF11864,PF02145;~TransMembrane:2 (o194-214i655-674o);~go_component: GO:0005634 - nucleus [Evidence IEA];~go_function: GO:0005096 - GTPase activator activity [Evidence IEA];~go_process: GO:0043547 - positive regulation of GTPase activity [Evidence IEA];~go_process: GO:0051056 - regulation of small GTPase mediated signal transduction [Evidence IEA]); amino-acid sequence: MPPDDASFPSRSKYSTSSFAGVFRSLSASRAKSVSSTSLRDSGDSSHQHTDGHTGSWGTIGIDSMHRGSVVSSSSDASGTRDFESSVKVLAQQQNLSHASDEAEQVAKSFQFYTQEQALALWEAGSHLIHQAGSSEARHSGSLLLVSLSSRQDLSPAARRTVFESISSPSEPDVIPARAQSLISLSDHGRRLEFASSSLLPLISSFIVLLYEVISSARAKARKAKVGKANGLTYEDTVLDDLLQFAVDLITLQRKQPESDEVQELLDQIFIICRKTSVAADIKHALAVFDAVILYGDVPNGSFSPMLELLCSIHASVRSLSGPTSRAVRNLAKSRRQAEMVSTLHSFLHNSTGEHSQNLNVLRGAVYAFADLIRAHGQEGIVQLDFEPLIDSLQTVVKKNDGRLEADVLELCLNMLEGDFAKVTLEQNWRGFVNVLNACSSRIIEEPEASTTPTLGPESPHSKASVIDDVKPNILSNIVQIASAVGSLWESLDGQQRLEITNFLSNVCQHIEPTQAELILNTMRTEKLCDPQTSGWVQSCQQVVNYFIRDRSKPAETRIVALETLKEAFTSYESLALFQKQGLLDLMLEGFTDEDSIIFLESLISFLVDNVVPSCGDTTFKSLIDIISSPMTKDVSTEEPDSLPVSPAEGRSSSFMLEVSLANICSIGLVRIFLRSLTQSAAKAVIAYEGLLGIAESSDRPLDARLTSLKMLFRMRCDSSGSIIVISVPEDDFRMSISGRSLDPSSLANDPEDPAGDHSADNDSGVPVPLRRYPVRGSSSSALSRSTGRSASYSQRAPKLSHPVWAVTTPQVLPEEPPDGSSPFLYAHATPNAPNQEDSESTERVALKANVWLETIIMLLQRETKWDIYSYVLTHLSPQLQNKDLFNTAVPQVKLLRSVLCDQIKNDSFREPPINTGVKKSDVAGYIFDSLCVLISYHEHFAKSEEDELVRSFMMGIIGSWGNTSRGCIHALSLCCHEIPLSVTKALNGIFDKISKVITLSNLAVHILEFLALLARQPEVYVNLREEEIRTVFGICIRLVQTSREHRLKTSESPTRNPQGATRTGSVVRETAALPGNDPSDTSVQDAMSRYIYTSTHHVMVFWFLSLKLQDRPKHVNWITSRLIFTDEHGKETVEEQSQVFLDLMQRVAFSDLGETIPFATFPPSAEDGPAIKKSWIVGMSIVTAETASVSGLTQITKRQASGTTYAVYQQRTAPVLPHQVPATHDAHLHPDNMSTSVLPSHIMLQLTSTAFPTPVTTQPIPLPDDDMTRRALSTFDRNDIVDGHKIGVVYIDDGQTTEAEILSNTVGSSDYEYFLSGLGTKVSLKEARFNTQGLHAETDGEFTYAWRDRVTEIVYHVTTMMPTNFDSDPSCVLKKSHIGNDFVNIIFHHSNTPFNFNTIPSQFNFFNIVISPVARLTEEEKTGSSRTSNPENMFYSVKVMSKPGFPDISPAASPKVISGKNLAPFVRILALNASVFSNVWNSQGEHISSWRNRLREIKRLRERAMNSQSQNPDSLDATYPTQRRNTKANIFSEEVPVRTSVGRSEFSTDWNATADSNILQNLDFTRWAR